In the Salvia splendens isolate huo1 chromosome 16, SspV2, whole genome shotgun sequence genome, attaaaataatcattttttaatcaaaataataaaattaaagtatattaatattaaatctatataataaaattaaataattaaaaaattatttttaataaaatctaagcataatattttcttcaaattcatgaaaaaattaattaaaaaatactatactttaattttattaattaaaaaatattaattaattttttaagaatattatgcttagattttaacgaaaatattatgcttagattttaagaaaatattatttttttcttaacgtataacccaaacccgacccaaacacgacccgacccgacccaacccattgttttagtcaaaaatcggccgttgaccgttagtttttaacgaaaatgttgacggaggaccaaaatgatcaaaattccatatgtgcaggaccaaaatgatcaaatgtccatatgtgcaggaccaaaaaatccaaaagataatgttgaccgttaatttttaacggaaatattgacggaggaccaaaatgatcaaatgtccatatgtgcaggaccaaaaaatccaaaagataatgtttaggaccaaaatcataaaatggctatatgttcaggaccaattttgacctttactcttttttCTATCCACTTCactttataaagtcaaataatttttttaaaattcgtgtcggTCTGATATGAATTAAATTATGGACTAAGGGAATTGTTCACTCTAGAATTTGAAATGGGGACATAATCTGCAAATATCGCAAATGAAGGGGAGTGAGTCGTAAATAAAGAGAAATgcagaaatgaagaaaattgggTGAATTCGTGAGATTGCAGAAGACAACAAATGGCGAGGTTTTCAATTGAAGATGATGGAGACGAAGCCCGCCCTTCCAATAAACGCCCCCGACTCAACCGCCCCGTAGCCGCCGCCTCCAATTCCCGAGACCGCCCCACCCCTTCCGCCGCCGCTCCGCTGGAAAGCACTGACGAATCGGACTCATCATGGTCGGATTCCTTTGACGATTCCTCCACAGAATAATCGGGTGAAAAGGGAGAAAATGTACAACAGCAGCCAACTCCACGAAACGGCGACGTATCACAACCCGCTGAAGCCAGTGGAAGTGATACCTCCAGCGGCTCCATTTCCGTTACCCTAACGGATCCTGATGTTCTCGATTGCCCCATTTGCTATGTTTCCCTCTGCTCGCCCGTTTATCAGGTTATAAATTGCCATGTTTTAATCAATATTGCAATGCCAGTTGATGTTAatttaactcatttttatcatcAACCTACATAAGTGTATTGGATTAGGGTTTGTCAATCATTCTGTTTTTTCTAGAATTGTAGTCTGAATTAGGAATGATATGGCTGGAGTTGTGGGAGATCAAACAACTGGTTTTTGAGTTGATCCTCATATGGAATTGAATTCATTCGTCTCCTATGGCCATTTTACACAGCATCTGCAAGCTCTTCCGTGGACTTTTATTccttaaaataaaatgtttagACCAACTGCAACTGTTTTGTGCCTCATTTTGCAGGGGCTCTTGGTTGATTAAACCTTTAGATTTGTGCCTGTATAATGAAGTCCCTAATTGTCGCATTTGCTATGGCTTTTATTAATACTATGTTCGTATTATGacatttgtttttttgttgcaTAAAACTTTCAAGAGATTGATTCTCAAGCTTTGTGAGGATTTAGCTAGCTTGTTAAAAGGGGTGAACATAACTTAGGTTAATATGAGTTGTGATAAGTAGCTATTTCTTTGTATGCGTGGTTGTTTCAAGGCTAAGTGATGTTCGTCCGTATGATGTCAATTTTGATCTTTTTTCCTTGTTTCGTAATGCTTTCTTTCTTGGCTTGAAAACTGTTATCTTAAGTTCAAGGTGTAAGTCAGGGAATGCACTGTCAAATGCCTTAATTTTACTTTGTCTCGGAATTTGAGCTAACTTTCATACCTAGAAGAAAGTTGTTTGCTTTATATATGTAGAAATTGCACAGTATCAGTATTTTAGTTGATTTAATAGATCCATCGTTTGTTATACCTTTAGTGTGAAAATGGGCATATAGCATGTGCATCATGCTGCACCACAATGAAGAACAAATGTGCAAGTTGCTCCTGGCCAATTGGATACAACCGCTGCAGGGCCATTGAGAAGGTACTGGAATCAGTGAGGGTTGCATGTCGAAACTTGCCACGTGGCTGCTTGCAGAAATTCAGTTACAGTAAGAAGCTTGGTCATGAAAAGATATGCAATTATACTGCTATTTCATGCCCTCATACTGGTTGTGACTTTGCTAGCTTCTCCCAATCTGTCTATTCGCACTTTGCTTTGAAACATTCACAGTCCTCC is a window encoding:
- the LOC121770462 gene encoding putative E3 ubiquitin-protein ligase SINA-like 6, with the protein product SGEKGENVQQQPTPRNGDVSQPAEASGSDTSSGSISVTLTDPDVLDCPICYVSLCSPVYQCENGHIACASCCTTMKNKCASCSWPIGYNRCRAIEKVLESVRVACRNLPRGCLQKFSYSKKLGHEKICNYTAISCPHTGCDFASFSQSVYSHFALKHSQSSKLFCFNEVISLSLDKDQKHVFLQEKNMSTVFILNRTVEPMGSFVNVVCVAPAAAKKAYLFDLTATVGESSIKLKSVVDVMPKWMAGPPSKLYLIVPKAFISISGVVKLELHIFRNEHHNIL